The sequence GCTCTTTGCTATTGAAACCGGCTTTGCAGGCTTCTGTCCACAGCACCTGGTGACCGTTTTCGGGCAGAGGCTTGCTTCCATCGGCTGGTTTGGGTTTCGGATCGCCTACTATTTTCTGGCCATCTTTGGTGTAGAGTTTTGGATCTTCACCATACATGCCACAAATCAGTAAGCCTTTATCGCCGTGGATGAGCACACCGTTTTCGCCATTTTCGGGCATCGGTTCGCCCTCGGGCAGCATATCGGGGCGGAACGGACGAATACCACCATCTTCCCAGATCATTTTTACGACCGATTTATTTTTGGCCGTTGCCGGGAATTTTAATTCCACGTGCGACGATGGCGGACATCCTTCCGGAATATACTCCGGTGTCCAGTCTTTCAGGAATACCTGACCGATACTGGTTTCAACCTCGGTTGGGTAGCCAAGTCCGAGAACGCGGAAAGGTGTATCCATGATGTGGCAACCGATGTCGCCCAGCGCACCTGCGCCAAAATTCCACCAGCCGCGCCATTTGAATGGGTGATAGGCAGGGGTGTAACCCACTTTTTGAGCTGGTCCGAGCCAGAGATCCCAATCCAGATCAACGGGGGTTTCGCCAGCTGGCTGTGGCACCGGAATGCCCTGAGGCCAGACTGGACGGTTTGTCCAGAGATTAACGGTATGCACCGTTCCCAGGAGCCCTTTGTCGAACCACTCCACCATTTGTTTCTGCTGTGGGTTCGACGAGCCCTGATTACCCATCTGCGTAACGACTTTGTATTTACGGGCCGCTTCGGTTAGCATCCGGGCTTCATAAATGTTGTGTGTCAGGGGCTTCTGCACGTATACGTGTTTTCCACGCTGCATCGCTGCCATGGCCACAACTGCGTGTGTATGGTCGGCTGTCGAAACGGTTACGGCATCAATGGTTTTGCCTTCTTTATCGAGCATTTCGCGGAAGTCCTTATAACGTTTCGCGTTGGGGTGCTTCGTGAAATTTTCTTTAACGCGGGCCAGTCCCCAGTCTACATCGCAAAGGGCTACAATGTTATTGGCACCGTTGTTATAGGAATTGTTGGTATCGCTAAACCCTTTACCGCCGAAACCAACACCCGCAATGTTGAGCTTGTCGCTGGGAGCGATAAAGCCCTTGCCGCCCAATACATGACGGGGAACAATCAGGAAGCTGGTGGCGGCCAAAGCGCCGGCCTGAATGAATTGACGCCGTGACGTACCCCCTTTATCTGGAGTTGGCGAATCCACCGCACCGGCAATCTGGCCGGGCGTTGAGTTGTCTGGTTGATTCATAAAATGAGTATTGAACTGATCCATTTTACAAAAGCGAATCGACTCCTTTTTATACCCCCAACGCAATGTGTTTTTTTGGTTAAATCACGGCAAGCATCGATCAACACTAATTAATCCATTTTTACCACAACCGCTCAAATCGTTTAAATGTATAACGTTCAAGGTCTTCGCAGTGAGCAGGGCGTAGGCACATGCACAAAGTTTGCTCAATGAATAACGGCCACTTACTAATGAAAAATGGCACAACCTGTGATCCTCCAGCTAAAATCGTTTTTTTGAATGATTCAGATTAGGAGCAGCTGGTAAGGGAGCGGTTAACAAGTGCTGGAACCACCGCCCCGATGCTTTTATGATTCGTTTCTGAGTCCGGAAATCGACATAGACCAGTCCGAAACGAGGGCGATAGCCTTCGGCCCATTCAAAATTGTCGAGAAATGTCCAGGCAAAATACCCGGCTACCGGTAAGCCGTCACGTTTAGCCTGCAATACCTGTTGGAGGTAATTCTGGTGGTACTCCAGCCGGGCCAAATCGTTTACGGCACCATTCTGGACCGTATCATAAAAAGCCGCGCCACTTTCAGTAATGTAGATTTTTTTGACTCCCTCATAACGTCCGAACTGCTGAATAATCCGGTACATACTTTCAGGATACACTTCCCAGCCCATTTCTGTGATCGTTGGCACGCTGCGCCGGAGGGGCGATACCTGAGAAGCCCACAGGTAGGGCATAAAATAAGAATGCTCGACCACAGCCCGGAAATAATGTTGCAGGCCAATAAAATCGAAGTCAAATGCGAGCCGCTCCATATCGCCGGGTTTAGCTACTTTTTTGGTAATACCAGCCAGAAACGGGAGTTCTTTGTCTGGGTAGCCCAGGCCAAGAGCCGGTTCGATGAAGAGCCGGTTCAGGAGGGCATCAACACGGGCGGCTGCGGCCACGTCGCGGGCCGAGTTCGTAAACGGATCGATAGGTGAACATGAAAAGGTGGTGCCTACGTGCGCTCCCGGCACGTTTCGCCGAACGATGCGACCTCCTTCGGCCTGTGCCAATGCTGTATGATGAATAACAGGAAGCAGATTCCGGAAACTACGCCGACCGGGCGCGTGCTGACCCGTAAAGTAACCCAGAACGGAGAAGGCCAATGGTTCGTTCAGGATAATCCAGTGCCTGACTTTATGACCAAAAGCTTTGGTGCAAATGTCCACAAATTCGCCGAACCAGTCCACAACACTGCGGTTTGGCCATCCTCCCTTGTTTTCAAGAGCCTGCGGTAAATCCCAGTGGTAGAGCGTAATCCAGGGTGTTATATCGAGGGCCAGGCAATGATCGATCAGTCGACCATAAAAGGCCAGTCCCGCTTCGTTTAAGCGCCCCCCCTGGCTAGGTCCAACACCATCGGGTAGAATGCGTGACCATGATAGTGAAAATCGAAAAGCGTCGAAACCTAATTCTTTGTGTAACCACAAATCGGATTCGTAGCGGTCGTAGAACTCACAGGCAGTATCAGCTGTTTCGCCGGTTTTGATTTTTCCTTTCTGTCGACTGAACGTATCCCAGACGCTTGGCGAACGGCCATCGCGGTCAACAGCTCCTTCAATCTGATAGGCGGCCGTAGCGGTTCCCCAAACAAAATCAGGGCCGAAGGTATGGCGATCGAAACCCGAATAATCGGTCAATTGGTGCAATAGATTGGTACGTACTTAAAATTTTGGGCAAAGGCAGAGGCCATGCCAAAATTAGCGGTTAGCCGGTAATAAAACACGCCCATCAGATTAACAAATTAATCGGATGGGCGTGTGATCAATTAAAGGTTATAACTAGCCGCGACGACCATAGGGCGCATTGCGAGGACCGGATTGTTGTTGGGCAAATAACCGGTCGCGTTGAGCCGACGTTAATACGGCCAGCATGTCCTGACGTTTACGAAGCTGAAGCTGGCGAAGACCGTCGGGTGTCAGACGAGAGGTGGTCATCATACGATCGTAATTATCTTCGATTTTATGCAACTGCTTTTCCTGACGACGCGATAATCCGACTATAGCGTCGATACGATCAATTTTCAGATCGTCCTGATATTGGTCTCTATCGTAACGAGTGCCTCCGTATTGAGGAGCACGGTTGTCAAAAGGTTTTGAATATACGCGTTGAGCCAGGGTTACACCGGTCGAAAGGGCGAAGAAAGTAAGGGCGGCTGCGATTGTCTTTTTCATGGTCAGTAAGTGTTTTTTGTGCGTTACTGATTCTTAGAAGCTAATCAGGGCCCTGCGTTTAATGGACCTATAGGCACTTCTGGATGAATGCCGTTTTTAGATTGCTGAATCGCCCGAAGCCGTTTCTGAATCCCTGTTGGGTATAGTCGGTCAACTTAAATACTTCGCCAAAACGCTATTTCCTCACTTATTGGCAATCGTATTGGGAAGCTGGATCGGGCTTGCCGCTCTAGTATGCGTATTCGGAGGGTTGATCATGGCCTTTATAATTTTTTGCCTATCTGCTCCCAATAGGTGGAGCAGATGGTCGGCAGCGAGACAGGCTTTTAGCACTGTTTTGAGATGTGTAGATAGAAGAAAATCCTATTGAGCAGGGTGATGCGTTAAGCGTACATCAGATTACAAATGAAAGATAGTGTGGATAGGTAAGTTTACCGTACTGTAAATTTAGGCTGTTGGCTGTCCGGAAAGCAACGGGTAATTTCCCATTCGTGTCCTGATAATCACCCTTTTTTGTGAATCAAACTCCGCTAAACAGGATTAGATTCCTGCCGTTTTCGATGTGCCATGGCCTGTGCGATAATACTGGCCACAATGAGTTGGAGCGCATGGTACATCATAATGGGGAGCAAGGCTACACCCGCTATATTGCCCGGGAAAAGAACATTCGCCATTACGCTGCCCTGCACCAGCGATTTTTTTGATCCGCAGAATAAGGCCGTGATGCGGTCTTCACGGCTAAAATTGAGTGATTTGCTCAGTAAGGTGATAAGCCCGAAGATGAGAAAAAATAGCCCGAGCAGAAGAGCTGCCAGCCAGAGCAGATCGCTTACCGAATAGTTGGCGAACAGGTTGAGGGAAAAGGATTCGCAGAAGGCCGTGTATACAATAAGCAAAATGGTGAACTGATCGAAATACCGTAGATAGAACTTATTCCGTTCGGCAAACCATCCCAGTCGACGGTTGAGCAACAGACCCAGTATAACGGGTACAATCACCTGTAAGGTTAGTTTCCAGATAACACCAGCCAGATCATATTGACCAGTTGTGCTGGTCAGCAGAAAACTCATCCAGACAGGCGTAATAAATACACCGATCAGGCTGGAAATGCTGGCATTGAAAATAGCCGCCGGAATATTACCCCCCGCGATCGACACCATCACGACCGACGACGAAACCGTAGACGGTAACGCAGCGACGTAGAAGATGCCGAGCCACAATAACTCGGTGTCGGGCGTCATCAGGAGCGATCGTGCCGTTAAGACAACCGCAGGAAAAACAATAAACGTGGTTACGTGAATGACCAGGTGAAGCCGGTAATTACGAAGGCCAGCTCGTAGCTGATCGAAATTCAGGCGCAGACCGTAGAAAAAAAAGATCATCGAGACGCCATAGTTTGCGAGCGATGATAACGAGAACGGGCCTTCCTGAATGCCGGGGCCAGGCCAAAGCTTCGCCAGCCCGATCATTGCCAATAAAGCAAGTATAAACCAATCGAGCCCGACGCGGGCCAGGAGTGTGCCTAACGAATTTTTTGCCATACAGATTGGTAACTGGCTTAAAGCCGGTTTCGTTTCTGTCAAGCCACTTCGTTTTGCCTATCTGGAAAAAGTTCAATAAGGCTGGATAAAGAAAAAAGGCTAATCAGTTGATTTAGAGGTTTTACGCTCGTAAACTGATTAGCCTTTCTGTGAAACTGGAGCCTCCTACGGGATTCGAACCTGCGACCTACGCATTACGAATGCGTCGCTCTACCAGCTGAGCTAAGGAGGCAATGTTTAATGAACAATGAATAATTTATTGCCAATTGACATTATTCATTTTTTTATCGGGTGCAAATATAACAGGCCGGAATTTAATAACGCAACTATCCGTTCTATTTTTGGTAAATTTGCAGCATGATTTCCATTACGAACCTCTCGTATTATTTGGGTAGCCGGGCTCTCTATGAAAATGCCTCGCTCCACATCAAACCCAACCAGAAAATCGGCCTGATTGGCCTGAATGGTACTGGTAAGTCGACATTGCTCCGTATTATCAACGGTGAATATCAGGCCGATGGGGGTGTTATTTCTAAAGCAGGTGATGTAACAATCGGCTTCCTGAACCAGGATCTGCTATCATATCAGACGGATGATTCGATCCTGTCGGTAGCCATGCAGGCATTTGCCCGTCAGAATGAATTGCAAAAACAGATCGACGAGTTGCTCCACGAAATGGAAACCAACTATCGCGATGAACTGGTCGATAAACTGGGTAAAGTACAGGAAGAGTTCGACGCTCTGGATGGTTATACGATTCAGTCCAGAGCCGAAGAAATCCTGGAAGGGCTAGGCTTCTCGACCGACGATTTACATAAACCGTTAAAGTTGTTTTCGGGTGGCTGGCGAATGCGGGTTATGCTCGCTAAACTGCTCTTGCAAAAGCCGTCGCTGCTGATGCTTGATGAGCCAACCAACCACCTGGACTTACCCTCGATTCAATGGGTCGAAAAATACGTTCAGAATTACGAAGGAGCCGTGATCGTGGTTTCTCACGACCGCGAATTTATTGATAATGTGGTCGATACCATTGTTGAAGTATCGGGTGCAAAATTAAATTATTATGCCGGTGACTACTCCTATTATATGGAGGAAAAGGCGCTGCGAAATGAGATCCAGAAGGGCGCTTTTGAAAACCAACAGGCAAAAATCCGGCAAACGGAGCGGTTTATCGAACGGTTTAAAGCGAAGGCATCAAAGGCCAAACAGGCACAAAGCCGGGTTAAACAACTCGAACGGATGGAGCTTGTCGACGATGTGATCGACAGCAATGCCCGGGTAAACTTTAAATTTAACTTCTCGCAGCAACCGGGCCGTCATATCTTGCACTTAGATGATATTTCGAAAGCTTACGGCGAAAAACGAATTCTGACCCATTCCACCGCTCGGCTCGAACGGGGTGATAAAGTTGCCTTGATTGGCGCAAATGGACGCGGAAAGTCAACGCTGCTGCGGATCATTTCGGGTTCAGAACCCATTGAGGGAGAGCGGGTTCTTGGCTACAATGTCTCGTTTAGTTTCTATGCCCAGCACCAGCTTGAATCACTACGGGTAGAGGATTCGATGCTGGACGAACTCAAGCAGGCAAACCCAACCAAATCGGACGGCGAACTGCGTGGTGTACTGGGATGCTTTCTGTTTTCGGGCGATGACGTTTTCAAGAAAATCAAAGTGCTGTCGGGGGGCGAAAAATCGCGGGTGGCTTTGGCAAAGGTGTTGCTCTCACAAGCCAATTTCCTGCTGCTTGACGAACCGACCAACCACCTTGATATGCAGTCGGTAAACATTCTGATTCAGGCGTTGCAGCAGTACGAAGGTACGTACGTAGTTGTTTCACACGACCGATATTTCGTGTCGCAGATTGCCAACAAAATCTGGTATATCGAAGACGAACAGATTAAAGAATACCCTGGCACCTACGACGAATACGAGTGGTGGCAGGAAGAACGCAAAGCGCAGGGCTTACCAACAACGAAACAACCCGTTGACACGTCAAAAACACTGCCAGTAGCCAGTCCGGCACCGGCTACAAACGGCCATGCGCTCAATGGAAATGGCAAGTCAGCTACCAATGGGCGGGTTTCGGAGGAGGAACGGAAAGAATGGCAGAAGACGCTCAAGAATCTGAATCGTCAGGCTCAGGAGTCGGAAACTAAAATTGCTCAGCTGGAAGATCGAAAAAAATGGCTTGAAACCGAGCTTGCCAATCCAGCCACTTATGGCGACGATAAGCTGATGCAGGCCAAAAATGACGAGTATCGGCACATAATTGCCCAAATCAACCAACTCCAGGACGAATGGGAATTAGCCATGCTGGAAGCTGAAGAATGGGAAAAGAAACTGGCGTAACCCGCTAACTTATATTGGTTTTATGCAACAACAGCCGGAAGGATCAACTTTCCGGCTGTTGCTTTATATCGTGTGGAACTAAGCGCCGAACCTCACATATAAAAAGAAAGCGCCACCGGAAACAATTACCCAACTGATAAGTGCCAGCAGGGTAGCCGCGCTGGTTTTAAGGTAGTTGACTGGCTTTTGGTAGTTCAGGAACTGGTAATAGGCAACCGTTAAGTAGATTAGTTGAAACAACAGTAACGACCTATTTAAATAAGGTAAATAGTCCCTGAAAAGCAGTCCCAGTGCTAAGGTCAAAACAATACTGAATAGCGAGAAAAAACTCGAAAAGAAAACCTGAGCGACTAAATGCTCGGCATAGTTGATGCCGGTTCTTCGGAAATAGAGCCAGAAAACGAATGCAAAAAGTGGTATGGCGGCTAGACCAACGATGTTGATGTTTTCTTCGATGAAAAGCACGGCCTGCCGACGGCGCATCACATAAGGTAATCGCTCTTTAGTGACAGTTGGCTTTAGCTGTTGCGTCGTTTGTCGCTTATCCGGATAATTGATCGTATAGGGTTTTATCAGAATATTGACGGATAAATTGAGCCCCAGCACCAGTAAGAGAAACGAGAACGGATTAAAGTACTTTTTACGCTTCTTCTCCAGTATGTATTCTCGGGCCGTAACACCCGGCTGAATCGTCAGATTTTTGATCAGCGAGAGAACACTTTTATCAACGCTGAAAATGGCCTGAAAAAACTCGTCGAGAATATGTAGAAGCTTAAAGCGGGGCAAATGCGCCGTCTGACCACAGGTTGGACAATGGATAAAATGATTTTCCAGATCAGTCGAGCAATTTGGGCACTTCTCCATGCATGACAGGTTGGCTTATAAGCTCCTAGTTTTCTGCAATCTGGGCTAAATTAATGAGTTAGTCAATTCCCCACTGTTCTCATTGATGACGATGAAACAAATAAAATTTTATCTATATAGTATATCTATAATATAATTATATTTTATTTGTATTATGAAGGGCGACTACAAAAAGGGGCGAGGAGCGCAGTTCAATACAGCAAATTCATTTTCAACTCACCAGTATGAGCCGGATGAGCTAAGCTGGATAGACGACGATTTGCCTAAATCTGTTCTCAAAACGACGTTTTTTGAGGAAACCCCGAAGCAAATTATTAGCCGCCCTAAAAGCCCGGATATTGGCTTTGTTGCTTCAATAAATCCGTACCAGGGGTGCGAACACGGTTGCATATATTGCTATGCCCGCCCAACGCATGAATACTGGGGTTTTTCGGCCGGATTGGATTTTGAAAGCAAAATAATGGTGAAAAAAAACGCACCTAAGCTGCTCGAAAAACAATTTCAGGCCCGTTCGTATAAGCCAGTAGTGATCCATTTTTCGGGAAATACGGACTGTTATCAGCCCGCTGAACGGGCTTATCAGTTGACTCGGCAGATGCTTCAACTTTGTTTGCACTACCGAAATCCGGTGTCGATCATTACTAAAAATGCCCTGATTCTTCGCGATCTGGATATTCTGAAGCCGCTTGCTGAACTGAATCTGATCAGTGTAGCCATATCGATTACAACGCTAAATGAAGACCTGCGCCTATTGATGGAACCGCGTACAGTTACCGGTTCGCAGCGGATGCGTACACTGAATACGTTGCATAAATCGGGGATACCCGTGGGCGTTATGACCGCACCGATTATTCCCAGCCTAAACGATCATGAGATACCTAAGCTTGTGGAGCAGGCGGCTGAACGGGGTGCTTGTTGGGCTGCTTATACAGTTGTGCGGCTTAATGGGGCACTTGGGCCGTTGTTTACAGATTGGGTCAAACAGACTTTTCCCGATCGTGCCGATCGTATTCTCAATCAGATTGCTGATTGTCACGGAGGGCAGCTCAACGATTCACGCTTCAGTGTACGTATGTCGGGTGAAGGGCAATATGCACAACACATTGCGCAACTGCATCGAATTGCCTGCCAGAAGTACCTTGCCGGACGCAGACCACCCCAACTGACGACGACTTTATTTCGACCAGCCGGCCAGATTAATTTGTTTGAGTAATTCGTATTCGGGCACTCATTACGAATTGCCACAACTCTTCCGTCCTCCTTTTTTACTTCAATTTCGCGACTTGTGCTTCGTAACGTTTTGTGTCCAGCTTTGCAATCCGGGCAATGCTTAACCCTTTCTGAGCATTACTCCGCGCTTCGGATTTCTGGCCCATTTTCTGATAAGCTAGGGCTAGTTCATAATACAGGTCAGCTACCTGTTGGGTATTTTGTTGGGCAGGCATGACCAGTTTGATACCATCAGTTGCCCAAACAGGCATCAGGGGAAGGTAGGAATCGTCGGTAGCTTTCTCGTTGAAATAGTGCATCAGGTAGGCATAATCGGCCAGGCTGATTCGGGGTGACTGTTTTCGGTACTCATTGAAGCGCTGGACGGCAGCCGCCGTATTTCGGGCTCGTAAATGAGCATCCAGTTCTTTTAGCAACGTACGGGCTGAGGCTTCGGTGGCGGGTACGCCTAATCCAACCATATATTCCCGCATCTGGATAACCTTGGCAGCCGAATAACTATCACCCTTTGCGCCGTATAAGGCTCGGAAAATAATGCCTTCGCCCGCTTCTTTTACGTCCTTCGCCGGATATTTCGCTGAAAATTCGGTGAGATGACCAAAGAAATAGGTTGCCAGTGGATTGTCGATATCGTCGGTGAGCCGTTGCAGAACATAGAAACCAGCCTGGCTTGTAATATCCTGTGGTAGAACCAGCAGCTTAGCCAGCGCATCGTTCACCTGATGTAATTGGGCTGTGTCTTTGGTTGTTTTGGTGTATTTGCCAAAGTTGGTCAGAAAGCCCAGATCGCGGTCACCTGCCTGAAATCGTGCCGCATAACCCGATGTATTTTGCTTCGGATCGAGGGCTGTTCGACCGTGTTGAATTACTTCATCAATAAACTCTGCTTTAGTAGGACGTTCGGCGGGCATTGCAACGTGCATAAGTTTGCCATTCATATCCAGAAAAAGCAAAACGGGAAACTCGGGGTATGTAAGGCCTTTTTCTTTTTGTACAATTTTCGATTCCGGAGAATTGGCTTCTGCTTTCCAGCTGATAAAATTAGGATTGAAAAAATCACCTACCTGCTTTTCAGTTAAAATTGGAGCCAGCGCTTCGCAGTGCGGGCAACCGGTCAGATAGATTTCTATAAATAAAGGCTTATGAGCCGTTTTGGCAGCGGCAACCGCCTGCTGAAAGGTTCCATTCAGAAAGCGAATCCCTGGCTGAACTTCTTTGGCAGATTGACTATAAGCACTCCCGAAACTGAGCCATGCTGCCCAAAAACAAATGATGAAGAATCGGTGAAGTGGTATGGATTGGTGTACCATGAACAGGAATGTAAAATGAATAATCAGAACAGGTTTTTACAGAGCTAAACTAGCTATTGATACAGGCCTTTCGCCAAAAGCCGTGCCCGGTTACCTATCAGGCTAAATCAAACCACCGTTCGCGGTTGCGGTGGCACGGCTTTTGGCGAAAATCCAATGATAGTAAGTATATCAATTTCTCCTGACTCTGCAAAAGTGATGCCTGTCTGTTCGATTAGCTCCCAATCAGTGTATAGCTTCAGAAAAAGATCGAAGCTCAGTCCATAGTTGGTATTTTATTGGAAAATGTTTTACTATTTCTAATAAAGTTATATTTGATTGATTTTTTCAACACGTCATGGAAACAACTGTACTTCAAGACCAGCCCTACAAAACGCTTGTACATTTCTTCTATGAATGGGAACGATCACAGCCCTATAAAGTCTTTCTGCGCCAA comes from Spirosoma aureum and encodes:
- a CDS encoding Gfo/Idh/MocA family protein, translating into MNQPDNSTPGQIAGAVDSPTPDKGGTSRRQFIQAGALAATSFLIVPRHVLGGKGFIAPSDKLNIAGVGFGGKGFSDTNNSYNNGANNIVALCDVDWGLARVKENFTKHPNAKRYKDFREMLDKEGKTIDAVTVSTADHTHAVVAMAAMQRGKHVYVQKPLTHNIYEARMLTEAARKYKVVTQMGNQGSSNPQQKQMVEWFDKGLLGTVHTVNLWTNRPVWPQGIPVPQPAGETPVDLDWDLWLGPAQKVGYTPAYHPFKWRGWWNFGAGALGDIGCHIMDTPFRVLGLGYPTEVETSIGQVFLKDWTPEYIPEGCPPSSHVELKFPATAKNKSVVKMIWEDGGIRPFRPDMLPEGEPMPENGENGVLIHGDKGLLICGMYGEDPKLYTKDGQKIVGDPKPKPADGSKPLPENGHQVLWTEACKAGFNSKEHKALTSSFDFSGPLTESVLMGNLAIRSYTLRQARADGKGFTYPGRKKLMWDGKNMKITNLDEANQFVKREYREGWSLTA
- a CDS encoding bile acid:sodium symporter family protein, which codes for MAKNSLGTLLARVGLDWFILALLAMIGLAKLWPGPGIQEGPFSLSSLANYGVSMIFFFYGLRLNFDQLRAGLRNYRLHLVIHVTTFIVFPAVVLTARSLLMTPDTELLWLGIFYVAALPSTVSSSVVMVSIAGGNIPAAIFNASISSLIGVFITPVWMSFLLTSTTGQYDLAGVIWKLTLQVIVPVILGLLLNRRLGWFAERNKFYLRYFDQFTILLIVYTAFCESFSLNLFANYSVSDLLWLAALLLGLFFLIFGLITLLSKSLNFSREDRITALFCGSKKSLVQGSVMANVLFPGNIAGVALLPIMMYHALQLIVASIIAQAMAHRKRQESNPV
- a CDS encoding PA0069 family radical SAM protein, with amino-acid sequence MKGDYKKGRGAQFNTANSFSTHQYEPDELSWIDDDLPKSVLKTTFFEETPKQIISRPKSPDIGFVASINPYQGCEHGCIYCYARPTHEYWGFSAGLDFESKIMVKKNAPKLLEKQFQARSYKPVVIHFSGNTDCYQPAERAYQLTRQMLQLCLHYRNPVSIITKNALILRDLDILKPLAELNLISVAISITTLNEDLRLLMEPRTVTGSQRMRTLNTLHKSGIPVGVMTAPIIPSLNDHEIPKLVEQAAERGACWAAYTVVRLNGALGPLFTDWVKQTFPDRADRILNQIADCHGGQLNDSRFSVRMSGEGQYAQHIAQLHRIACQKYLAGRRPPQLTTTLFRPAGQINLFE
- a CDS encoding ABC-F family ATP-binding cassette domain-containing protein, producing MISITNLSYYLGSRALYENASLHIKPNQKIGLIGLNGTGKSTLLRIINGEYQADGGVISKAGDVTIGFLNQDLLSYQTDDSILSVAMQAFARQNELQKQIDELLHEMETNYRDELVDKLGKVQEEFDALDGYTIQSRAEEILEGLGFSTDDLHKPLKLFSGGWRMRVMLAKLLLQKPSLLMLDEPTNHLDLPSIQWVEKYVQNYEGAVIVVSHDREFIDNVVDTIVEVSGAKLNYYAGDYSYYMEEKALRNEIQKGAFENQQAKIRQTERFIERFKAKASKAKQAQSRVKQLERMELVDDVIDSNARVNFKFNFSQQPGRHILHLDDISKAYGEKRILTHSTARLERGDKVALIGANGRGKSTLLRIISGSEPIEGERVLGYNVSFSFYAQHQLESLRVEDSMLDELKQANPTKSDGELRGVLGCFLFSGDDVFKKIKVLSGGEKSRVALAKVLLSQANFLLLDEPTNHLDMQSVNILIQALQQYEGTYVVVSHDRYFVSQIANKIWYIEDEQIKEYPGTYDEYEWWQEERKAQGLPTTKQPVDTSKTLPVASPAPATNGHALNGNGKSATNGRVSEEERKEWQKTLKNLNRQAQESETKIAQLEDRKKWLETELANPATYGDDKLMQAKNDEYRHIIAQINQLQDEWELAMLEAEEWEKKLA
- a CDS encoding thioredoxin family protein; the protein is MVHQSIPLHRFFIICFWAAWLSFGSAYSQSAKEVQPGIRFLNGTFQQAVAAAKTAHKPLFIEIYLTGCPHCEALAPILTEKQVGDFFNPNFISWKAEANSPESKIVQKEKGLTYPEFPVLLFLDMNGKLMHVAMPAERPTKAEFIDEVIQHGRTALDPKQNTSGYAARFQAGDRDLGFLTNFGKYTKTTKDTAQLHQVNDALAKLLVLPQDITSQAGFYVLQRLTDDIDNPLATYFFGHLTEFSAKYPAKDVKEAGEGIIFRALYGAKGDSYSAAKVIQMREYMVGLGVPATEASARTLLKELDAHLRARNTAAAVQRFNEYRKQSPRISLADYAYLMHYFNEKATDDSYLPLMPVWATDGIKLVMPAQQNTQQVADLYYELALAYQKMGQKSEARSNAQKGLSIARIAKLDTKRYEAQVAKLK
- a CDS encoding DUF3667 domain-containing protein; translation: MEKCPNCSTDLENHFIHCPTCGQTAHLPRFKLLHILDEFFQAIFSVDKSVLSLIKNLTIQPGVTAREYILEKKRKKYFNPFSFLLLVLGLNLSVNILIKPYTINYPDKRQTTQQLKPTVTKERLPYVMRRRQAVLFIEENINIVGLAAIPLFAFVFWLYFRRTGINYAEHLVAQVFFSSFFSLFSIVLTLALGLLFRDYLPYLNRSLLLFQLIYLTVAYYQFLNYQKPVNYLKTSAATLLALISWVIVSGGAFFLYVRFGA
- a CDS encoding GH1 family beta-glucosidase, with the translated sequence MHQLTDYSGFDRHTFGPDFVWGTATAAYQIEGAVDRDGRSPSVWDTFSRQKGKIKTGETADTACEFYDRYESDLWLHKELGFDAFRFSLSWSRILPDGVGPSQGGRLNEAGLAFYGRLIDHCLALDITPWITLYHWDLPQALENKGGWPNRSVVDWFGEFVDICTKAFGHKVRHWIILNEPLAFSVLGYFTGQHAPGRRSFRNLLPVIHHTALAQAEGGRIVRRNVPGAHVGTTFSCSPIDPFTNSARDVAAAARVDALLNRLFIEPALGLGYPDKELPFLAGITKKVAKPGDMERLAFDFDFIGLQHYFRAVVEHSYFMPYLWASQVSPLRRSVPTITEMGWEVYPESMYRIIQQFGRYEGVKKIYITESGAAFYDTVQNGAVNDLARLEYHQNYLQQVLQAKRDGLPVAGYFAWTFLDNFEWAEGYRPRFGLVYVDFRTQKRIIKASGRWFQHLLTAPLPAAPNLNHSKKRF